TACGGAATTATTTCGGGCTGTTCTGTTACTGATGGACAAATACAAAGAGGTATAAAGATAAGGCTTTTGAGGAATAATATCATTGTTTTTGAAGGGAATATTTCTTCGTTAAAGAGATTTAAAGATGATGTTAAAGAAGTTGAAAAAGGTTATGAGTGCGGAATTGGTCTTGAAAATTTTTCTGACGTAAAGCCAGGCGATATAATTGAGAACTTCTCTATAGAAAAAATTGTAAGGAAACTGGATAATTGATAAAAAGATGTAAATCCGCATAAAGTTCAAAATAATGAATCTAAAGGAGAAGTCAATATGCCGTTATCATATAAAAGATCTGTCAGAGTAAGTGAACTTATACAGCAGACCATATCGTCAATCGTAAGAGAAATGAAAGATTTAGACGCAGGACTTGTTACGGTTATGGGTGCCAATCTTACGGACGATTTGTTAAGTTGTAAAATTTATTATTCCGTCTTAGGTTCGGAAGAATATAAGAAAAAAGTTGCCGGGATTTTAAAGAGAAGTACAAAACAGGTAAGACATAAACTGGCTTTACGTTTAAATTTAAGGTGTACCCCGACAATATCTTTTGTTTATGACGATAGTAATGAAAGAGCTACGAAAGTATTTGATATGCTCCAAAGAATAGAAGAAGAAAAGGATAAATGTATTTTTTGAGTCTGTGCTTCCATGGTTATGAGCAGTATGAATATGAAATGGATGAGCGTTAAATAAGGAAGACGAATTGACAGATAGATAATATAAATCCGCAAATCTTGACTTATTTGACAGATTGAAGGATATCCGTTATACATGAATTTAGCTAAGAACGATTTGAAAAAAATTTCTGAAATCTCCAGAATAATTAAACAATCAAAAATATTCTTTATTGCCGGTCATATAAAACCAGATGGTGACAGTATCGGTTCAGCTTTGGCTCTTGCATCTGTTTTAAACAGACTTGGTAAAGAGGCTTGTGTTTACTGCATTGATGAAGTACCGGATTTTTTAAAGTTTCTTAAAGGTTCGGATGAAATAAAAAAGTCAGCAAAAAAAACTGATGTGTTTGACTGTGCAATAATCTTAGAAGCGATTAACTTTTCAAGAATGGGTGATATAATTACTCCGTGTCAGTCAAAAAAAGTGATCAATATAGACCATCATTTAACTTATACAAATTTCGGAACTATAAATTATATAGTCCCGTCTTCGTCGTCAACTGCAGAACTCGTATTAAATATTTTAGATTATATGAAAATTAAACTTACCAGAGGCGAAGCTGAGAATCTTTATGCGGGTATATTAACCGATACAGGATGTTTCCAACAGATAAATACTACTCCTAATTCACATATTGCTTGTGCAAAACTTATGAAGTATGGTATAGATATAAATGAAATTTATAAAAAAGTTTATGAGAACGGTTCTATCAATGCTTTGAAATTACGAGGAATTGCTCTATGCGGAATAAAAACAATTCTTGATGATAGTGTTTCTTATATTGTTTTAACAAAAGATATGTTTAAGAAAAGCGGTGCAAAAGACAATGACGACAGTGGTATAATAAATTATACTTTAAGAATAGAAGGCGTAAAAGTCGGTTGCCTTTTCAAAGAAATAGACGAAAAAACCATAAAAGTCAGTTGCCGTTCGGTAAGAAGCTTTAATGTATTGGAAGTTGTAGGCAGATTTGGCGGTGGTGGACATAAAAATGCCGCAGGTTGCACCATTAAGAAGGGAATAAACGCTTCAATCAAAATGATAAGCAGTGTTTTAAAAGAGAAACTGGCTTCTGACAAACTGTTGTTCTGTAGTGCAGTTTTTCTGTAAATTTTATATGTTTTATTTTAGCTTTGTACTCAAAATAGATAAAAGTTTCTAAAAGATCCGAGTAACGTTGCCTATGTGAGGTTAATCAGTCATGTCTCAAAGCTATAACAATATTGATGGGTTGTTACTTTTAGATAAACCGTTTGGCATTACTTCGTTTGACGCTGTTTATAAAATAAAAAAGGTTTTAAACGTTGAAAAGACTGGACACTGCGGTACTTTAGATCCTGCTTCTACAGGACTTTTACTTGTGTTGATGGGCAAAGCTACAAAACTCCAAGCTAAATTTATGAAAAAAGATAAAGTTTATTTGAGTTCTTTTCTTTTGGGTATGGTTACAGATAGTGGTGATTTAGATGGGAAGGTAATTTCCGAAAACAGTGTTTTAAATATAAACATTGAAAAGATAAAAAAAATGGTTGAAATGTTTGAAGGTGAAATTTTCCAGATTCCTCCGATGTATTCAGCTTTAAAATATAACGGTAAAAAACTCTGCGAACTTGCAAGACAAGGCATTGAAGTCGAAAGAAAACCGAGAAAAGTTACAATAAAGAAATTTGAAGTACTTTCTTATGATGGAGACATTGTGAAAGTAAGGATAGAATGTTCAAGTGGAACTTATATAAGGACTTTAGCACAAGATTTAGGAAATGTTTTAAAGTGTGGCGCAACAGTTAAAACTTTGAGAAGGGAGAAAATAGATATATTTGATATTAAAGATGCTTTGAGATTTAAAGATACAGACAGTGCCGATAAAATAATAAAAAAACTGATACCACTTTAAAATTATCTAGATTTGCAGTTTATGATTATAGCAAACAAAAAAACAGATGCTGAAAGGCAAAGATTTCGGTATAAAATTTAATAGGTGTGAAATGACTAAAAAATCAGTAGTAGCCATCGGAACTTTTGATGGAATGCACAAAGGGCACAGACTTCTTATAGATAAAATTTTATCTTCCGCAAGAAAAAATAATTTAAGAAGCGTAATAATTGTGCTTGAAAAACCTGTCAAAAAAGTAAGAGGTCTGCTTACGACATATGAGGAAAAGATAGAAAAGATTAAGTTTTCAGGGGCAGATGAAATTTTTGTAATAGGAGTTCCTTCTGAAATTCTTTCTTGCTGTCCCGAAGAATTTTTTGATGAATTTCTGCATAAAATGCTTAATGTCTCGGAAATAATGTGCGGCATTGATTTTGCTTTCGGGAAAGACGGAAAAGGCAACATTGAATGGCTTAAGAAAAAAGCAAAAGAAAAGAATATAAAAATAAATATCGTCAAACCTCTAAAAAATATCTCGTCTTCTTATATAAGAATATTAATTGAAAAAGATGATGTGAAAAACGCGGCAAGCCTGCTTGGCAGAAATTACTCTTTTACGGGGATTCCGTTTAAGGAAAAAGGAGAGGGGAAAAAACTTGGATTCCCTACTGTTAATCTTCATGTAAACAGTGATAAACTTCTCCCCAAGGGGGTCTATATAAGTCTTATATCGCAGGGAGAAAGAATATATCCTTCACTTACAAATATAGGGATACGTTCTACTTTTGACAGAGGGAACAAAATTGTTCCGGAAACGTATATTTTAGATTTTAAAGGGGAATGGAAAAAATTGCAGACTAAAGTTATGTTCTTAAAAAAAATAAGAAATGAGAAAAAATTTGCAAGCGTTGATGCGCTTAAAATTCAAATTTCAAAAGATTTATTGGCAGCATTGCGATTTTTTAACTATCATAAGACGAAGTGAAAGGCGCATTATTTATTTGGGCAGATTAACGGCAGTATATATTTTGTATCTGGCTGTTGTTGCAGTTTAAAAGCAATTAATTAAGGAATTTTGAGGCAATGAAGAAAAAAGGTTTATCTGCAGATTATTTATATTGTGGCAGCAAAAATTCTTATTTTCTTTTAAATCTGAAAGCTCTCTTAATTTGTGTATTCTGAAATTTTAAAATGTAGCCTATTTATCTAATAAATACGACGGTTTAATATTTTTTAATAGAATTTAAAAATATTTTTGTATTATATAACTAAGGGGTTTAAATGTCAGAAAACTGTCTTTTCTGTAAAATAACCAAAGGAGAAATTCCGTCTTATAAGGTTTATGAAGACGAGAAAGTTTTTGCTTTTAGAGATATAAATCCGCAGGCACCGGTTCACATACTCATTATTCCTAAGAAACATATAGGCGGATTAAACACTGCATCGGAAGAAGATGAGAGAATATTGGGTAATATTCAGATTATTGTGTCAAAAATAGCAAAACAGTTTAGTGAAATGGGAAACGGCTTCCGTTTGGTAAATAACTGTGGTGCTGACGGCGGACAGACGGTTTTTCATATACACTATCATCTTCTTGGAGGGCGAGTTTTCGGCTGGCCCCCTGGATGATGTGAAAAGTATTTTTTAAGAAAGGTGGTGTTTTAAAAAAAATGGTCAGTGTTAAAGTGCGCGAAGGCGAGTCTATTGAAGAAGCTATCAGACGTTTTAAGAGAGAATGCGAAAGAAACGGAGTAATGCAGGAAATAAAAAAACGCGAATTTTATAAAACTCCAAGTATTTTAAAAAAAGAAAAACTTGCAGAAACAAAAAGGAAAATCCGTCGTAAAATGTTTAAGGACAGTAAGTGGTCAAAGTGATTAAAAATAGGAAGGGAGTTATGTTTAGCTGTATTGATGGACATATAACTCCCTTTTACTTTGGGGTGGTAAAATGAAATTAAAAGATATACATGATTTGTTTATAAAAGAGGGAATTAAAGCAGATCCCAGAGGCTTAAACATTGTGGAACTGGATTTGTTAAAACGCAAAGAAGAGTATGATGATCTTTCAGACAAAAAGAAAGAGAATTACGATATAGAAAGTCTTACAAATCCTTATTATGATTCAAGGATTCTCTACGGCGACGAAAATACCGAAGTCAAAACCGTTATGGTCGGCATAGATATAGAAAGTCAGGAGATTTTACTTGCAAAACAGCTTATAAACTCAGGCACTAAAATTGATTTGATTATAGCTCATCATCCTGAAGGATATGCCTATTCGACGTTTTACGGTGTTTTGGAAATGCAGACTGATATTTTAAATAAACAGGGCGTTCCGATAAATATTACCGAAAAAATCGTTTCCCAAAGAATAGAAGAAGTGCAAAGGAGTGTGCTTCCTCAGAATAGCGAGAGAGTTTATGATGCCGCAAAACTTTTAAATATACCTCTTATGACTGCTCACAGCGTTGCGGACAACCATGTAGCTACATTTTTACAAAATGAAATCAATGTTTTAAGTCCGACGTATTTAAAAACGATTATTGAGCTGTTAAATAAATATCCGGAATATAAACATGCATCAAAAATTGGACACAAGCCGTTTATTCTAAACGGAAGTGATTATTCGCACTGCGGGAAAGTTTTTGTCGATATGACAGGCGGTACGGAAGGTCCTCTTGAATCTTTTGAGAAACTTGAAGCTGCAGGGGTCGGAACAATTATTTCAATGCATTTGAGCCGCAAAGCTGTCAAGGAAGCGGAAAAACATCATTTAAATATTATTTTGGCCGGACATATTTCATCTGATAATTTGGGTTTAAATCTGCTTTTTGACAAATTGAAAAAAAAAGCTCTTGAAAAATTTGAATTTATAGAATGTTCTGGTTTCAGAAGGTTTGGAAGATAGAAATGGTGATATCCGAAGATACAATTGAAAAGATAAGGCTTTCAAATAGCATAGACTCTGTGATTAGAGAATACCTGCCGGACTTAAAAAGAGCGGGACGCAACTGGAAAGTCTGCTGTCCGTTTCACAATGAGAAAACGCCGTCTTTTATAGTAAGCCCCGAGAAAGGAATTTTCAAATGTTTCAGTTGCAACGTTGCGGGTGACGTTTTTAAATTTGTGATGTTTTTAGACAATATATCGTGGATTGAAGCGGTAAAGAAACTTGCAAAGAAAACAAATATAGAAATTCAGGAGGCAAAACAAGGTATAATAAAATTGTCCGAGAATACAAAACTGTTTGATATTTTAGAAAGTTCGGCTAATTTTTATAATAAATGTTTGCTTGAAAGAGCGAGCGCCCAAAAAGCAAGAGAATATATCAAAAAACGCGGTATTAATCGCGAAGCAGTAAATAAATTTAAGATAGGGTTTGCTCCTAAAGGACAGTTTTTACAGTGGGCGTTAGAAAAAGATTATAAAGACGATGATCTTTTAAAGGCGGGATTAATAACAAGAACAGGAAGAGGAATTTTTTTTGAATGTATGTCGGAAAGAGTGGTTTTCCCGATTTTTGATGTTCAGGGAAGAATTGTGGCGTTTGGCGGAAGGACTATTGCAGGTCATAAAATTAAATATTTAAATACTCCCGAAACCGCTGTTTATTCTAAATCGTCGAATCTTTATGGATTATTTCAGACGTTGCCTGAACTTCGTAAGGAAAGAAAAATAATTGTTCTTGAAGGGTATATAGATGCTGTTATTCTGCAGCAGTTTGGAATAACAGGTGCGGTTGCGACACTAGGGACTGCATTTACTCAAAATCATGCGAAATTGGTTTCAAGATATTCCGACAGCGTCACATTACTTTTTGATTCTGATAATGCGGGAAGGGCAGCTGCGCAGAGATCTCTTGAAATTTTGGTTGGAGACAGTATAGAATGCAGAGTGTCTGCTTTACCTGAACATGTCGATGCTGATGAGTATCTCAACCAATACGGAAAAGAAAGCTTTTTAAAGTTTCTCGAAGACAGTTCTAAAAGTGCAATAGATTTTATGATTGAAAGAGTTCTTGGCGGGTTGTCTTCCGATGGAAGAAAGAGTTCACC
This genomic interval from Candidatus Endomicrobiellum trichonymphae contains the following:
- a CDS encoding DHH family phosphoesterase is translated as MNLAKNDLKKISEISRIIKQSKIFFIAGHIKPDGDSIGSALALASVLNRLGKEACVYCIDEVPDFLKFLKGSDEIKKSAKKTDVFDCAIILEAINFSRMGDIITPCQSKKVINIDHHLTYTNFGTINYIVPSSSSTAELVLNILDYMKIKLTRGEAENLYAGILTDTGCFQQINTTPNSHIACAKLMKYGIDINEIYKKVYENGSINALKLRGIALCGIKTILDDSVSYIVLTKDMFKKSGAKDNDDSGIINYTLRIEGVKVGCLFKEIDEKTIKVSCRSVRSFNVLEVVGRFGGGGHKNAAGCTIKKGINASIKMISSVLKEKLASDKLLFCSAVFL
- the rbfA gene encoding 30S ribosome-binding factor RbfA, giving the protein MPLSYKRSVRVSELIQQTISSIVREMKDLDAGLVTVMGANLTDDLLSCKIYYSVLGSEEYKKKVAGILKRSTKQVRHKLALRLNLRCTPTISFVYDDSNERATKVFDMLQRIEEEKDKCIF
- a CDS encoding histidine triad nucleotide-binding protein — its product is MSENCLFCKITKGEIPSYKVYEDEKVFAFRDINPQAPVHILIIPKKHIGGLNTASEEDERILGNIQIIVSKIAKQFSEMGNGFRLVNNCGADGGQTVFHIHYHLLGGRVFGWPPG
- the ribF gene encoding riboflavin biosynthesis protein RibF; amino-acid sequence: MLKGKDFGIKFNRCEMTKKSVVAIGTFDGMHKGHRLLIDKILSSARKNNLRSVIIVLEKPVKKVRGLLTTYEEKIEKIKFSGADEIFVIGVPSEILSCCPEEFFDEFLHKMLNVSEIMCGIDFAFGKDGKGNIEWLKKKAKEKNIKINIVKPLKNISSSYIRILIEKDDVKNAASLLGRNYSFTGIPFKEKGEGKKLGFPTVNLHVNSDKLLPKGVYISLISQGERIYPSLTNIGIRSTFDRGNKIVPETYILDFKGEWKKLQTKVMFLKKIRNEKKFASVDALKIQISKDLLAALRFFNYHKTK
- the rpsU gene encoding 30S ribosomal protein S21, translated to MVSVKVREGESIEEAIRRFKRECERNGVMQEIKKREFYKTPSILKKEKLAETKRKIRRKMFKDSKWSK
- the truB gene encoding tRNA pseudouridine(55) synthase TruB, with the protein product MSQSYNNIDGLLLLDKPFGITSFDAVYKIKKVLNVEKTGHCGTLDPASTGLLLVLMGKATKLQAKFMKKDKVYLSSFLLGMVTDSGDLDGKVISENSVLNINIEKIKKMVEMFEGEIFQIPPMYSALKYNGKKLCELARQGIEVERKPRKVTIKKFEVLSYDGDIVKVRIECSSGTYIRTLAQDLGNVLKCGATVKTLRREKIDIFDIKDALRFKDTDSADKIIKKLIPL
- the dnaG gene encoding DNA primase — its product is MFWFQKVWKIEMVISEDTIEKIRLSNSIDSVIREYLPDLKRAGRNWKVCCPFHNEKTPSFIVSPEKGIFKCFSCNVAGDVFKFVMFLDNISWIEAVKKLAKKTNIEIQEAKQGIIKLSENTKLFDILESSANFYNKCLLERASAQKAREYIKKRGINREAVNKFKIGFAPKGQFLQWALEKDYKDDDLLKAGLITRTGRGIFFECMSERVVFPIFDVQGRIVAFGGRTIAGHKIKYLNTPETAVYSKSSNLYGLFQTLPELRKERKIIVLEGYIDAVILQQFGITGAVATLGTAFTQNHAKLVSRYSDSVTLLFDSDNAGRAAAQRSLEILVGDSIECRVSALPEHVDADEYLNQYGKESFLKFLEDSSKSAIDFMIERVLGGLSSDGRKSSPEIKAKAVSALLDFVARSTNSIIQREWIRDIAQHVDVNEEAVWREFEKKQQLRLRGYLQYDKNSVEQTVKVKKDKKFSMSLEENLLNLILNNRDYIKKTDSNCFEDARCRKIFELTVSGLNTVGILNTLSEEDKNWFAELILNTIEYSDIGEAFGIILRDIDAGRLERERRRLEKEILLVSEGKKEKDKKVFDEYKKLTALLKGSGK
- a CDS encoding NGG1p interacting factor NIF3 → MKLKDIHDLFIKEGIKADPRGLNIVELDLLKRKEEYDDLSDKKKENYDIESLTNPYYDSRILYGDENTEVKTVMVGIDIESQEILLAKQLINSGTKIDLIIAHHPEGYAYSTFYGVLEMQTDILNKQGVPINITEKIVSQRIEEVQRSVLPQNSERVYDAAKLLNIPLMTAHSVADNHVATFLQNEINVLSPTYLKTIIELLNKYPEYKHASKIGHKPFILNGSDYSHCGKVFVDMTGGTEGPLESFEKLEAAGVGTIISMHLSRKAVKEAEKHHLNIILAGHISSDNLGLNLLFDKLKKKALEKFEFIECSGFRRFGR